The Dehalococcoidia bacterium region ACTATTACGCAGGCGACGAGGTGACTGTCGAAGCCTATCGCAACCTGGCAGGACACGGCTACGACCTCGTTCTCCTGCGCGCCCACTCCGCCGTCCCCCGTACAGACCTCTCCCTGCCCGCGGAGATCGACCCCGACATTCTCCAACGCATCATGGACAGGATAGGCGACGACGTCCTCCTGTTCACCTCCGAGCCCTACGACGAGAATGCGTACGTCGACGGACAGAAGGCGCTGCGCCTCTTCCCCGTCGTGTACGCCGGCGACCCCGCGAGCGATTCCTATTTCGCCGTCTCGTCCGGGTTCGTAAGGTCGATGAGCGGGCGCTTCGACGGCGCAACGGTCGTCCTCATGGGCTGCAGCGGTCTGGCGACGGAGAAGACGGCCGCCGCGTTCGTCGAGAAAGGCGCCGACGCCGTCATCGGCTGGAGCGACACGGTGTCGCCCGAGCATACCGACGCCGCCACCGAGCGCCTGCTGCGGCTGATGCTCGAAGAGGGCCTGTCGCCGGGCGAAGCGGTCGAGAAGACTGCTGCCGAGCTCGGCCCCGACCCGACGTTCGGCGCCGTCCTGCGCTCCTACCCCTGAACCGCCCCCTGCTGCGCCCTTCGATTCTGCTAGAATGGAATTGAGGGCACACGTCGGAACCACGTGACTCGAAGCGCAGGGAGGAACCCGTTTCGACATGTCGAATGAAGAAAGACCGGAGTCGGCCGGACTGGAGCTTGCCACGTTTGCCGGCGGATGCTTCTGGTGCACGGAGGCGGTCTTCAAACGCGTGCGGGGCGTCAGCGAGGTGACCTCGGGCTATACGGGCGGACGGGTCGAGAACCCTAGCTATGCGCAGGTCTCGACCGGGCGCACAGGCCACGCGGAAGCGGTCCACGTCAAGTTCGATCCGCAGGTCGTCTCCTACGAGCGGCTGCTCGACGTGTTTTGGGCCACGCATGATCCGACGACCCTCGACCGGCAGGGCGCCGACGTGGGGCCGCAGTACCGCTCCGCCATCTTCTATCACACCGATGAGCAGAAGCGGGAAGCGGAAGCCTCGCGCGACCGGCTGCAGGCATCGGGCAAGCTCGACGGGAAGATCGTGACCAGCATTGAGCCGTTCGAGAAGTTCTATCCCGCCGAAAGCTATCACCAGGAGTACTACGAGGCCCATCCGCATGCGGCGTACTGCACGATAGTCATCGAGCCGAAGATCAGGAAGCTGCTGCGCGATTTCGGCGACGAGGTGAAGGAGGAATACAGGTGAAGCGAAGCGAAGCTGAAATCGAGGAGATGAAGAAGAAGCTCACGCCCGAACAATACGACGTCTGCTTCCTGAAGGGGACGGAGCCTCCGTTCTCCGGCAAGTACACCTACAACAAGGAGCCGGGCACGTACGTATGCGCGGTCTGCGGC contains the following coding sequences:
- the msrA gene encoding peptide-methionine (S)-S-oxide reductase MsrA, which produces MSNEERPESAGLELATFAGGCFWCTEAVFKRVRGVSEVTSGYTGGRVENPSYAQVSTGRTGHAEAVHVKFDPQVVSYERLLDVFWATHDPTTLDRQGADVGPQYRSAIFYHTDEQKREAEASRDRLQASGKLDGKIVTSIEPFEKFYPAESYHQEYYEAHPHAAYCTIVIEPKIRKLLRDFGDEVKEEYR